From the genome of Acropora palmata chromosome 4, jaAcrPala1.3, whole genome shotgun sequence, one region includes:
- the LOC141878363 gene encoding major facilitator superfamily domain-containing protein 12-like produces the protein MGCEGCLSKMFRKKRGSRGKLKDSKDRSTLKQRVSFGTGHIFNDLCSAVWFTYFIVYFNKVVGLSSSQTGLLFLIAQCADAILTPITGIGCDRFVIKPFSRHGKRKSWHLFGTIVQAVIWPFILSPCLVCSSDSPSWLPMLYYAVGVILLHVGSPAVEFAHLSLIPEIAKRSTEIVELTAISVCHYDEQRFFGSRCKTQCDSGR, from the exons ATGGGTTGTGAAGGCTGCTTGAGCAAAATGTTTCGCAAAAAGCGAGGCTCACGAGGAAAATTGAAAGATTCGAAAGATCGCAGTACGCTCAAACAGAGAGTTTCATTCGGCACCGGgcatattttcaatgatttgtGTTCTGCAGTGTGGTTCACTTACTTCATAGTTTACTTCAACAAAGTTGTTGGACTTTCTTCAAGTCAGACGGGTCTACTGTTCTTGATTGCACAATGTGCAGATGCCATTCTGACCCCAATCACGGGAATCGGTTGCGATCGGTTCGTTATAAAACCCTTTTCACGACacggaaaaagaaaatcatggcATTTGTTTGGCACAATTGTCCAAGCAGTTATTTGGCCTTTCATCCTGAGTCCTTGCTTGGTTTGTTCTTCTGATAGCCCCAGTTGGTTGCCCATGCTATATTATGCTGTGGGTGTGATACTGCTTCATGTTGGCTCCCCGGCAGTGGAATTCGCTCACTTGTCGCTTATACCTGAAATAGCAAAACGGTCCACCGAAATTGTTGAGTTAACGGCTATTAG TGTGTGCCATTATGATGAACAAAGATTCTTTGGAAGTCGCTGTAAAACTCAATGTGATTCGGGGCGATAA